A single Nomia melanderi isolate GNS246 chromosome 13, iyNomMela1, whole genome shotgun sequence DNA region contains:
- the LOC116433386 gene encoding WD repeat-containing protein 91 isoform X1, translating to MSHIQYVDELVKEYLLFRGFSQTLKAFDNDLKAEKEKGFRVDKIVDQLMQYVYNYDLASLRELWGHLDTRMFSRLESHFTPAVRKLENAVLKMYLVNAALNNKQDRIQEFFMKMTPELQGHSEWKEWFALPFVKNPEDNPAYSVHFSRQWQDTMLLSLHNFLATIFQVGERYFAFYLSHYEFYEFHDTLCCLKVCILSDTKNLLQDLLIHRNYQIEVCTIAWGFTFSIQTTFILILQCMPLPTLLTIDEDTNKLKRLQEENEALRQRLSDSVKIDNVMDVNPGPAPQHPPIMDDFYIIAQESPLLENPKTLRNLIRNIGGGSSPILSRKSAASSKKISEPEAVSTKRTNTKGKLSSISKSDTVTKRSISCDSRLTSSRKRDSSIDAVAERKAKDKIDSTYILLSQEEYTEHKTSIIQCKSNASGSYVATGDADGIIKVWTPIPSPKTVTTYISATTNSNKAIRALDWISKNERYFLHGDNNGLIQLHDTRDCKTLWDIQHENSRIITLLCNPTESTFVCSVSDSNEGKLLLYDIKTRKLERTLPLEQNVTALCSAFNHNGQLLITGLSNGNILIHDLRRNEIIDNISCHSSPVIDIELINDYTNICTQSEDGKLCQRSLNHSGKILWETKIKVEKNTVHGKLFTFDQSGNYMLLCTQSGGNIYKMPPGAQAKVLELGGHKGTLCCDWSTANQSGTCITGGAEGKVRVSTLLSP from the exons ATGTCTCATATCCAGTATGTGGACGAATTGGTCAAAGAATACTTGCTTTTCAGAGGTTTCAGTCAAACCTTAAAAGCTTTCGACAACGACTTGAAAGCTGAAAAAGAGAAAGGCTTCCGG GTAGACAAGATTGTTGATCAACTAATGCAATATGTGTATAATTATGACTTGGCATCACTAAGAGAATTATGGGGACATTTGGACACAAGAATGTTTTCCCGGTTAGAGAGTCACTTTACACCAGCTGTAAGAAAATTAGAGAATGccgttttaaaaatgtatttggtCAATGCAGCGTTGAATAACAAGCAAGATCGAATTCaagaattttttatgaaaatgacgCCAGAGTTGCAGGGCCATTCAGAATGGAAAGAATGGTTTG CATTGCCATTCGTAAAAAATCCAGAAGACAATCCAGCATACTCTGTACATTTTAGTAGACAATGGCAAGACACTATGTTATTATCTCTGCACAATTTCCTTGCTACCATTTTTCAAGTAGGTGAAAGGTATTTTGCATTTTACCTATCACATTATGAGTTTTATGAATTCCATGACACATTATGTTGCCTGAAAGTTTGTATTCTTTCAGACACAAAGAATTTGTTACAAGATCTTTTAATACACAGAAATTATCAAATTGAAGTATGTACAATCGCATGGGGATTTACTTTTTCAATACAAACGACATTCATTTTAATCTTACAGTGTATGCCATTACCAACGCTACTCACTATAGATGAAGATACAAACAAATTGAAACGATTACAAGAAGAGAATGAGGCACTAAGGCAGCGTTTAAGCGATTCGGTTAAGATAGATAATGTAATGGATGTAAATCCAGGACCAGCTCCTCAGCATCCGCCTATTATGgatgatttttatataatagcACA AGAATCTCCTCTACTAGAAAATCCTAAGACTCTAAGGAACTTGATACGAAATATAGGTGGTGGTTCTAGTCCAATTTTAAGTAGAAAGTCTGCGGCAAGTTCTAAAAAGATATCTGAACCTGAAGCAGTGTCTACGAAACGAACGAACACCAAGGGGAAATTGAGTTCGATCAGTAAGTCTGATACTGTTACCAAAAGAAGCATCAGCTGTGATTCAAGATTAACTAGCTCTAGGAAACGAGATTCGTCTATCGACGCCGTAGCCGAACGGAAGGCTAAAGATAAAATTGATTCTACTTATATTCTTCTTAGCCAG GAAGAGTACACGGAACACAAAACGTcaataattcaatgtaaaaGCAATGCGAGTGGATCGTACGTCGCTACCGGTGACGCTGATGGTATTATTAAAGTCTGGACCCCGATACCATCACCAAA gACTGTTACTACATATATCTCCGCCACAACAAACTCAAACAAAGCTATAAGAGCGCTCGACTGGATATCAAAGAATGAACGTTATTTTTTACACGGTGATAACAATGGTTTAATCCAGTTACACGACACTCGTGACTGCAAGACTTTATGGGATATTCAACACGAGAACTCCCGGATCATAACTTTGCTCTGCAATCCAACGGAATCTACGTTTGTGTGTTCTGTATCAGATTCGAACGAAGGGAAACTTCTGTTATACGACATTAAGACAAGAAAATTAGAAAGAACATTACCATTAGAACAAAACGTAACAGCTTTATGCTCCGCATTTAATCACAACGGTCAACTCCTTATCACAGGGTTAtccaatggaaatattttaattcatgatTTAAGACGAAACGAAATTATCGATAACATTAGTTGTCACTCGAGTCCGGTTATTGACATAGAATTAATTAACGATTACACGAACATTTGTACGCAAAGTGAAGACGGTAAACTGTGTCAAAGGAGTTTGAATCATTCGGGGAAGATACTTTGGGAGACGAAGATCAAAGTGGAGAAAAATACTGTCCATGGGAAACTCTTTACTTTTGACCAAAGTGGTAACTACATGTTGCTGTGTACGCAAAGCGGAGGAAACATATACAAG ATGCCACCAGGTGCACAAGCCAAAGTATTAGAATTAGGTGGGCATAAAGGCACGTTGTGCTGCGATTGGTCCACCGCCAATCAGTCTGGAACTTGTATAACTGGTGGTGCTGAAGGGAAAGTACGAGTGTCGACATTGCTCTCACCATGA
- the LOC116433386 gene encoding WD repeat-containing protein 91 isoform X5 — MARHYVIISAQFPCYHFSICILSDTKNLLQDLLIHRNYQIECMPLPTLLTIDEDTNKLKRLQEENEALRQRLSDSVKIDNVMDVNPGPAPQHPPIMDDFYIIAQESPLLENPKTLRNLIRNIGGGSSPILSRKSAASSKKISEPEAVSTKRTNTKGKLSSISKSDTVTKRSISCDSRLTSSRKRDSSIDAVAERKAKDKIDSTYILLSQEEYTEHKTSIIQCKSNASGSYVATGDADGIIKVWTPIPSPKTVTTYISATTNSNKAIRALDWISKNERYFLHGDNNGLIQLHDTRDCKTLWDIQHENSRIITLLCNPTESTFVCSVSDSNEGKLLLYDIKTRKLERTLPLEQNVTALCSAFNHNGQLLITGLSNGNILIHDLRRNEIIDNISCHSSPVIDIELINDYTNICTQSEDGKLCQRSLNHSGKILWETKIKVEKNTVHGKLFTFDQSGNYMLLCTQSGGNIYKMPPGAQAKVLELGGHKGTLCCDWSTANQSGTCITGGAEGKVRVSTLLSP, encoded by the exons ATGGCAAGACACTATGTTATTATCTCTGCACAATTTCCTTGCTACCATTTTTCAA TTTGTATTCTTTCAGACACAAAGAATTTGTTACAAGATCTTTTAATACACAGAAATTATCAAATTGAA TGTATGCCATTACCAACGCTACTCACTATAGATGAAGATACAAACAAATTGAAACGATTACAAGAAGAGAATGAGGCACTAAGGCAGCGTTTAAGCGATTCGGTTAAGATAGATAATGTAATGGATGTAAATCCAGGACCAGCTCCTCAGCATCCGCCTATTATGgatgatttttatataatagcACA AGAATCTCCTCTACTAGAAAATCCTAAGACTCTAAGGAACTTGATACGAAATATAGGTGGTGGTTCTAGTCCAATTTTAAGTAGAAAGTCTGCGGCAAGTTCTAAAAAGATATCTGAACCTGAAGCAGTGTCTACGAAACGAACGAACACCAAGGGGAAATTGAGTTCGATCAGTAAGTCTGATACTGTTACCAAAAGAAGCATCAGCTGTGATTCAAGATTAACTAGCTCTAGGAAACGAGATTCGTCTATCGACGCCGTAGCCGAACGGAAGGCTAAAGATAAAATTGATTCTACTTATATTCTTCTTAGCCAG GAAGAGTACACGGAACACAAAACGTcaataattcaatgtaaaaGCAATGCGAGTGGATCGTACGTCGCTACCGGTGACGCTGATGGTATTATTAAAGTCTGGACCCCGATACCATCACCAAA gACTGTTACTACATATATCTCCGCCACAACAAACTCAAACAAAGCTATAAGAGCGCTCGACTGGATATCAAAGAATGAACGTTATTTTTTACACGGTGATAACAATGGTTTAATCCAGTTACACGACACTCGTGACTGCAAGACTTTATGGGATATTCAACACGAGAACTCCCGGATCATAACTTTGCTCTGCAATCCAACGGAATCTACGTTTGTGTGTTCTGTATCAGATTCGAACGAAGGGAAACTTCTGTTATACGACATTAAGACAAGAAAATTAGAAAGAACATTACCATTAGAACAAAACGTAACAGCTTTATGCTCCGCATTTAATCACAACGGTCAACTCCTTATCACAGGGTTAtccaatggaaatattttaattcatgatTTAAGACGAAACGAAATTATCGATAACATTAGTTGTCACTCGAGTCCGGTTATTGACATAGAATTAATTAACGATTACACGAACATTTGTACGCAAAGTGAAGACGGTAAACTGTGTCAAAGGAGTTTGAATCATTCGGGGAAGATACTTTGGGAGACGAAGATCAAAGTGGAGAAAAATACTGTCCATGGGAAACTCTTTACTTTTGACCAAAGTGGTAACTACATGTTGCTGTGTACGCAAAGCGGAGGAAACATATACAAG ATGCCACCAGGTGCACAAGCCAAAGTATTAGAATTAGGTGGGCATAAAGGCACGTTGTGCTGCGATTGGTCCACCGCCAATCAGTCTGGAACTTGTATAACTGGTGGTGCTGAAGGGAAAGTACGAGTGTCGACATTGCTCTCACCATGA
- the LOC116433386 gene encoding WD repeat-containing protein 91 isoform X2, protein MSHIQYVDELVKEYLLFRGFSQTLKAFDNDLKAEKEKGFRVDKIVDQLMQYVYNYDLASLRELWGHLDTRMFSRLESHFTPAVRKLENAVLKMYLVNAALNNKQDRIQEFFMKMTPELQGHSEWKEWFALPFVKNPEDNPAYSVHFSRQWQDTMLLSLHNFLATIFQVGERYFAFYLSHYEFYEFHDTLCCLKVCILSDTKNLLQDLLIHRNYQIECMPLPTLLTIDEDTNKLKRLQEENEALRQRLSDSVKIDNVMDVNPGPAPQHPPIMDDFYIIAQESPLLENPKTLRNLIRNIGGGSSPILSRKSAASSKKISEPEAVSTKRTNTKGKLSSISKSDTVTKRSISCDSRLTSSRKRDSSIDAVAERKAKDKIDSTYILLSQEEYTEHKTSIIQCKSNASGSYVATGDADGIIKVWTPIPSPKTVTTYISATTNSNKAIRALDWISKNERYFLHGDNNGLIQLHDTRDCKTLWDIQHENSRIITLLCNPTESTFVCSVSDSNEGKLLLYDIKTRKLERTLPLEQNVTALCSAFNHNGQLLITGLSNGNILIHDLRRNEIIDNISCHSSPVIDIELINDYTNICTQSEDGKLCQRSLNHSGKILWETKIKVEKNTVHGKLFTFDQSGNYMLLCTQSGGNIYKMPPGAQAKVLELGGHKGTLCCDWSTANQSGTCITGGAEGKVRVSTLLSP, encoded by the exons ATGTCTCATATCCAGTATGTGGACGAATTGGTCAAAGAATACTTGCTTTTCAGAGGTTTCAGTCAAACCTTAAAAGCTTTCGACAACGACTTGAAAGCTGAAAAAGAGAAAGGCTTCCGG GTAGACAAGATTGTTGATCAACTAATGCAATATGTGTATAATTATGACTTGGCATCACTAAGAGAATTATGGGGACATTTGGACACAAGAATGTTTTCCCGGTTAGAGAGTCACTTTACACCAGCTGTAAGAAAATTAGAGAATGccgttttaaaaatgtatttggtCAATGCAGCGTTGAATAACAAGCAAGATCGAATTCaagaattttttatgaaaatgacgCCAGAGTTGCAGGGCCATTCAGAATGGAAAGAATGGTTTG CATTGCCATTCGTAAAAAATCCAGAAGACAATCCAGCATACTCTGTACATTTTAGTAGACAATGGCAAGACACTATGTTATTATCTCTGCACAATTTCCTTGCTACCATTTTTCAAGTAGGTGAAAGGTATTTTGCATTTTACCTATCACATTATGAGTTTTATGAATTCCATGACACATTATGTTGCCTGAAAGTTTGTATTCTTTCAGACACAAAGAATTTGTTACAAGATCTTTTAATACACAGAAATTATCAAATTGAA TGTATGCCATTACCAACGCTACTCACTATAGATGAAGATACAAACAAATTGAAACGATTACAAGAAGAGAATGAGGCACTAAGGCAGCGTTTAAGCGATTCGGTTAAGATAGATAATGTAATGGATGTAAATCCAGGACCAGCTCCTCAGCATCCGCCTATTATGgatgatttttatataatagcACA AGAATCTCCTCTACTAGAAAATCCTAAGACTCTAAGGAACTTGATACGAAATATAGGTGGTGGTTCTAGTCCAATTTTAAGTAGAAAGTCTGCGGCAAGTTCTAAAAAGATATCTGAACCTGAAGCAGTGTCTACGAAACGAACGAACACCAAGGGGAAATTGAGTTCGATCAGTAAGTCTGATACTGTTACCAAAAGAAGCATCAGCTGTGATTCAAGATTAACTAGCTCTAGGAAACGAGATTCGTCTATCGACGCCGTAGCCGAACGGAAGGCTAAAGATAAAATTGATTCTACTTATATTCTTCTTAGCCAG GAAGAGTACACGGAACACAAAACGTcaataattcaatgtaaaaGCAATGCGAGTGGATCGTACGTCGCTACCGGTGACGCTGATGGTATTATTAAAGTCTGGACCCCGATACCATCACCAAA gACTGTTACTACATATATCTCCGCCACAACAAACTCAAACAAAGCTATAAGAGCGCTCGACTGGATATCAAAGAATGAACGTTATTTTTTACACGGTGATAACAATGGTTTAATCCAGTTACACGACACTCGTGACTGCAAGACTTTATGGGATATTCAACACGAGAACTCCCGGATCATAACTTTGCTCTGCAATCCAACGGAATCTACGTTTGTGTGTTCTGTATCAGATTCGAACGAAGGGAAACTTCTGTTATACGACATTAAGACAAGAAAATTAGAAAGAACATTACCATTAGAACAAAACGTAACAGCTTTATGCTCCGCATTTAATCACAACGGTCAACTCCTTATCACAGGGTTAtccaatggaaatattttaattcatgatTTAAGACGAAACGAAATTATCGATAACATTAGTTGTCACTCGAGTCCGGTTATTGACATAGAATTAATTAACGATTACACGAACATTTGTACGCAAAGTGAAGACGGTAAACTGTGTCAAAGGAGTTTGAATCATTCGGGGAAGATACTTTGGGAGACGAAGATCAAAGTGGAGAAAAATACTGTCCATGGGAAACTCTTTACTTTTGACCAAAGTGGTAACTACATGTTGCTGTGTACGCAAAGCGGAGGAAACATATACAAG ATGCCACCAGGTGCACAAGCCAAAGTATTAGAATTAGGTGGGCATAAAGGCACGTTGTGCTGCGATTGGTCCACCGCCAATCAGTCTGGAACTTGTATAACTGGTGGTGCTGAAGGGAAAGTACGAGTGTCGACATTGCTCTCACCATGA
- the LOC116433386 gene encoding WD repeat-containing protein 91 isoform X4, whose translation MARHYVIISAQFPCYHFSICILSDTKNLLQDLLIHRNYQIEVCTIAWGFTFSIQTTFILILQCMPLPTLLTIDEDTNKLKRLQEENEALRQRLSDSVKIDNVMDVNPGPAPQHPPIMDDFYIIAQESPLLENPKTLRNLIRNIGGGSSPILSRKSAASSKKISEPEAVSTKRTNTKGKLSSISKSDTVTKRSISCDSRLTSSRKRDSSIDAVAERKAKDKIDSTYILLSQEEYTEHKTSIIQCKSNASGSYVATGDADGIIKVWTPIPSPKTVTTYISATTNSNKAIRALDWISKNERYFLHGDNNGLIQLHDTRDCKTLWDIQHENSRIITLLCNPTESTFVCSVSDSNEGKLLLYDIKTRKLERTLPLEQNVTALCSAFNHNGQLLITGLSNGNILIHDLRRNEIIDNISCHSSPVIDIELINDYTNICTQSEDGKLCQRSLNHSGKILWETKIKVEKNTVHGKLFTFDQSGNYMLLCTQSGGNIYKMPPGAQAKVLELGGHKGTLCCDWSTANQSGTCITGGAEGKVRVSTLLSP comes from the exons ATGGCAAGACACTATGTTATTATCTCTGCACAATTTCCTTGCTACCATTTTTCAA TTTGTATTCTTTCAGACACAAAGAATTTGTTACAAGATCTTTTAATACACAGAAATTATCAAATTGAAGTATGTACAATCGCATGGGGATTTACTTTTTCAATACAAACGACATTCATTTTAATCTTACAGTGTATGCCATTACCAACGCTACTCACTATAGATGAAGATACAAACAAATTGAAACGATTACAAGAAGAGAATGAGGCACTAAGGCAGCGTTTAAGCGATTCGGTTAAGATAGATAATGTAATGGATGTAAATCCAGGACCAGCTCCTCAGCATCCGCCTATTATGgatgatttttatataatagcACA AGAATCTCCTCTACTAGAAAATCCTAAGACTCTAAGGAACTTGATACGAAATATAGGTGGTGGTTCTAGTCCAATTTTAAGTAGAAAGTCTGCGGCAAGTTCTAAAAAGATATCTGAACCTGAAGCAGTGTCTACGAAACGAACGAACACCAAGGGGAAATTGAGTTCGATCAGTAAGTCTGATACTGTTACCAAAAGAAGCATCAGCTGTGATTCAAGATTAACTAGCTCTAGGAAACGAGATTCGTCTATCGACGCCGTAGCCGAACGGAAGGCTAAAGATAAAATTGATTCTACTTATATTCTTCTTAGCCAG GAAGAGTACACGGAACACAAAACGTcaataattcaatgtaaaaGCAATGCGAGTGGATCGTACGTCGCTACCGGTGACGCTGATGGTATTATTAAAGTCTGGACCCCGATACCATCACCAAA gACTGTTACTACATATATCTCCGCCACAACAAACTCAAACAAAGCTATAAGAGCGCTCGACTGGATATCAAAGAATGAACGTTATTTTTTACACGGTGATAACAATGGTTTAATCCAGTTACACGACACTCGTGACTGCAAGACTTTATGGGATATTCAACACGAGAACTCCCGGATCATAACTTTGCTCTGCAATCCAACGGAATCTACGTTTGTGTGTTCTGTATCAGATTCGAACGAAGGGAAACTTCTGTTATACGACATTAAGACAAGAAAATTAGAAAGAACATTACCATTAGAACAAAACGTAACAGCTTTATGCTCCGCATTTAATCACAACGGTCAACTCCTTATCACAGGGTTAtccaatggaaatattttaattcatgatTTAAGACGAAACGAAATTATCGATAACATTAGTTGTCACTCGAGTCCGGTTATTGACATAGAATTAATTAACGATTACACGAACATTTGTACGCAAAGTGAAGACGGTAAACTGTGTCAAAGGAGTTTGAATCATTCGGGGAAGATACTTTGGGAGACGAAGATCAAAGTGGAGAAAAATACTGTCCATGGGAAACTCTTTACTTTTGACCAAAGTGGTAACTACATGTTGCTGTGTACGCAAAGCGGAGGAAACATATACAAG ATGCCACCAGGTGCACAAGCCAAAGTATTAGAATTAGGTGGGCATAAAGGCACGTTGTGCTGCGATTGGTCCACCGCCAATCAGTCTGGAACTTGTATAACTGGTGGTGCTGAAGGGAAAGTACGAGTGTCGACATTGCTCTCACCATGA
- the ATPsynE gene encoding ATP synthase, subunit E, producing MSAAGVDVRPLRVSPVIKFFRWTLLLTGIAYGAYFQRKFSKIENLRREQELREKPMRDAKRAEERKRQLEAEAKFLDDLAKGHVA from the exons ATGTCGGCTGCAGGAGTTGATGTCAGACCTTTGCGGGTATCTCCCGTTATTAAA ttctttcGATGGACTCTTCTATTGACTGGAATCGCATATGGTGCCTATTTCCAAAGAAAGTTCAGTAAAATAGAAAACTTACGTCGCGAACAAGAATTGAGGGAGAAACCTATGCGGGATGCAAAACGTGCAGAAGAAAGGAAACGTCAATTGGAag cTGAAGCCAAATTTTTGGATGACCTTGCCAAGGGACATGTTGcataa
- the Dhpr gene encoding dihydropteridine reductase: MATTLGRVIVYGGKGALGSACVTKFKSNNWWVGSIDMKQNDQADANVIVKSECSWQEQESDILQQITSILNGDKVDGIICVAGGWAGGDAASKNYVKNSDLMWKQSIWSSVIASSIAAHHLKEGGFLSLTGAKAALAETPGMIGYGMAKAAVHQLTKSLAAKGSGLPTNSIVTAILPVTLDTPMNRKWMPEADTSTWTPLEYIADLFWKWSNGKDRPTNGSLLQLITKNNETELIPV; this comes from the exons ATGGCGACGACACTCGGACGTGTTATTGTGTACGGTGGTAAGGGAGCTTTAGGCTCCGCGTGCGTAACGAAATTTAAATCGAACAATTGG TGGGTCGGATCTATTGATATGAAACAGAATGACCAAGCTGACGCAAATGTGATTGTGAAATCCGAGTGCTCCTGGCAGGAACAG gAATCTGATATTCTTCAACAAATTACAAGTATCTTGAATGGGGACAAAGTAGATGGTATAATTTGTGTAGCTGGAGGATGGGCTGGTGGAGATGCTGCCAGCAAAAATTACGTTAAAAATAGTGATCTTATGTGGAAGCAAAGCATATGGAGCTCAGTTATTGCTAGCAGTATTGCTGCCCATCATTTGAAAGAGGGTGGTTTTCTTTCATTGACTGGTGCTAAAGCTGCATTAGCCGAAACACCAG gcATGATTGGTTATGGAATGGCCAAAGCTGCAGTTCATCAATTGACAAAATCTTTGGCAGCCAAGGGAAGTGGGCTTCCAACAAATTCTATAGTTACTGCTATTTTACCTGTAACTTTGGACACACCTATGAATAGAAAGTGGATGCCCGAAGCTGATACATCTACTTGGACTCCTCTTGAATACATAGCtga TCTTTTCTGGAAATGGTCAAACGGAAAAGACCGCCCTACTAATGGCAGTCTCTTACAACTGATcacaaaaaataatgaaacagaacTGATTCCAGTATAA
- the LOC116433386 gene encoding WD repeat-containing protein 91 isoform X3, with amino-acid sequence MSHIQYVDELVKEYLLFRGFSQTLKAFDNDLKAEKEKGFRVDKIVDQLMQYVYNYDLASLRELWGHLDTRMFSRLESHFTPAVRKLENAVLKMYLVNAALNNKQDRIQEFFMKMTPELQGHSEWKEWFALPFVKNPEDNPAYSVHFSRQWQDTMLLSLHNFLATIFQCMPLPTLLTIDEDTNKLKRLQEENEALRQRLSDSVKIDNVMDVNPGPAPQHPPIMDDFYIIAQESPLLENPKTLRNLIRNIGGGSSPILSRKSAASSKKISEPEAVSTKRTNTKGKLSSISKSDTVTKRSISCDSRLTSSRKRDSSIDAVAERKAKDKIDSTYILLSQEEYTEHKTSIIQCKSNASGSYVATGDADGIIKVWTPIPSPKTVTTYISATTNSNKAIRALDWISKNERYFLHGDNNGLIQLHDTRDCKTLWDIQHENSRIITLLCNPTESTFVCSVSDSNEGKLLLYDIKTRKLERTLPLEQNVTALCSAFNHNGQLLITGLSNGNILIHDLRRNEIIDNISCHSSPVIDIELINDYTNICTQSEDGKLCQRSLNHSGKILWETKIKVEKNTVHGKLFTFDQSGNYMLLCTQSGGNIYKMPPGAQAKVLELGGHKGTLCCDWSTANQSGTCITGGAEGKVRVSTLLSP; translated from the exons ATGTCTCATATCCAGTATGTGGACGAATTGGTCAAAGAATACTTGCTTTTCAGAGGTTTCAGTCAAACCTTAAAAGCTTTCGACAACGACTTGAAAGCTGAAAAAGAGAAAGGCTTCCGG GTAGACAAGATTGTTGATCAACTAATGCAATATGTGTATAATTATGACTTGGCATCACTAAGAGAATTATGGGGACATTTGGACACAAGAATGTTTTCCCGGTTAGAGAGTCACTTTACACCAGCTGTAAGAAAATTAGAGAATGccgttttaaaaatgtatttggtCAATGCAGCGTTGAATAACAAGCAAGATCGAATTCaagaattttttatgaaaatgacgCCAGAGTTGCAGGGCCATTCAGAATGGAAAGAATGGTTTG CATTGCCATTCGTAAAAAATCCAGAAGACAATCCAGCATACTCTGTACATTTTAGTAGACAATGGCAAGACACTATGTTATTATCTCTGCACAATTTCCTTGCTACCATTTTTCAA TGTATGCCATTACCAACGCTACTCACTATAGATGAAGATACAAACAAATTGAAACGATTACAAGAAGAGAATGAGGCACTAAGGCAGCGTTTAAGCGATTCGGTTAAGATAGATAATGTAATGGATGTAAATCCAGGACCAGCTCCTCAGCATCCGCCTATTATGgatgatttttatataatagcACA AGAATCTCCTCTACTAGAAAATCCTAAGACTCTAAGGAACTTGATACGAAATATAGGTGGTGGTTCTAGTCCAATTTTAAGTAGAAAGTCTGCGGCAAGTTCTAAAAAGATATCTGAACCTGAAGCAGTGTCTACGAAACGAACGAACACCAAGGGGAAATTGAGTTCGATCAGTAAGTCTGATACTGTTACCAAAAGAAGCATCAGCTGTGATTCAAGATTAACTAGCTCTAGGAAACGAGATTCGTCTATCGACGCCGTAGCCGAACGGAAGGCTAAAGATAAAATTGATTCTACTTATATTCTTCTTAGCCAG GAAGAGTACACGGAACACAAAACGTcaataattcaatgtaaaaGCAATGCGAGTGGATCGTACGTCGCTACCGGTGACGCTGATGGTATTATTAAAGTCTGGACCCCGATACCATCACCAAA gACTGTTACTACATATATCTCCGCCACAACAAACTCAAACAAAGCTATAAGAGCGCTCGACTGGATATCAAAGAATGAACGTTATTTTTTACACGGTGATAACAATGGTTTAATCCAGTTACACGACACTCGTGACTGCAAGACTTTATGGGATATTCAACACGAGAACTCCCGGATCATAACTTTGCTCTGCAATCCAACGGAATCTACGTTTGTGTGTTCTGTATCAGATTCGAACGAAGGGAAACTTCTGTTATACGACATTAAGACAAGAAAATTAGAAAGAACATTACCATTAGAACAAAACGTAACAGCTTTATGCTCCGCATTTAATCACAACGGTCAACTCCTTATCACAGGGTTAtccaatggaaatattttaattcatgatTTAAGACGAAACGAAATTATCGATAACATTAGTTGTCACTCGAGTCCGGTTATTGACATAGAATTAATTAACGATTACACGAACATTTGTACGCAAAGTGAAGACGGTAAACTGTGTCAAAGGAGTTTGAATCATTCGGGGAAGATACTTTGGGAGACGAAGATCAAAGTGGAGAAAAATACTGTCCATGGGAAACTCTTTACTTTTGACCAAAGTGGTAACTACATGTTGCTGTGTACGCAAAGCGGAGGAAACATATACAAG ATGCCACCAGGTGCACAAGCCAAAGTATTAGAATTAGGTGGGCATAAAGGCACGTTGTGCTGCGATTGGTCCACCGCCAATCAGTCTGGAACTTGTATAACTGGTGGTGCTGAAGGGAAAGTACGAGTGTCGACATTGCTCTCACCATGA